CGGCTGGCGGGTGAACCTCACTCATGCGAATCGTCCCCTCCGACGAGCCAGGCTAGCAACCGGTCCGCGGCTGCGAGACCGCCCTCGCGTTCGTCGAGTTCGTCGAGGTCACGGCGCACGCGGGCGATCACGGGCGCGATCTCGCCCACCGCGTCCGGGGACAGGCGGGCCTGCGCCTCGGCGACGGCGAGCGCCCGACGCGAGGCGTTGCGCACCAGGGTCACCACGACGTCATCGGCATCCGACGCCGGCTCCTCGACCGCCAGGCGACGCAGCATGGCGGCCACACGCGGGTCGTGGTGCTCGGCGGCTTCGACGGCCTCGTGCAGGTCGTCGGCCCCGGCGAGCGCCTCGAAGGCGGCCCGCTGGAGCTCGTCGGGGAAGAGGACGGCCTCGAGCCGGGCCGCCACGAGCTCGGGGCTGTGCACGGCCAGGCGCAGCGCCTCGAGCCCCGGGCGCGACGCGTCCCCGTCGGCACGGGCCCGGACCGCCCCCGGCCGCCCGGCGACCCCGCCGAGAGGAGGGCGCGACGGCGACGCCTGACCACCGGCACGACCCCCGGTGGGCCCGGTGCGGGCCGCGGCCCCGGCGCGACCCCCGGCCCGGGCGGCCCCGTCCTCCGCGCCCGCCCGCGCCCCCTCGGCCACCCGCTCGGCCAGGGCGCGCAGCGCGGCGGGCTCCAACCGGCAGCGGTCGGCGACGTGCATCAGGTACTGGTCGCGCACGAGCTCGTTGGGGTGCTCACCCACGACGGTGAGAGCCGCCTCGGCCGCCTTGGCCCGGCCCTCGGCGGTGCGCAGGTCCGCCGCCTGCAGCACCCGGTCGATGCGGAAGGCCAGGAACGGCTGGGCGGCGGCGACGGCGGCCCGCAGGGCGTCGGGGTCGGTGCGCGCCAGGTCGGCGGGGTCGGCCCCGGGCGGGAGGGCGGCGACGGCGACGTCGACCTCGTGGTGGCGCTCCCACTCGTAGACGCGGCCCGCGCCGGCCTGGCCGGCGGCGTCGGCGTCGTAGGCGAGCACCACGCGCGAGGCGAAGTTGCGCAGGAGCCGGAAGTGGTCCTCGCCCAGGGCGGTGCCGCAGGTGGCCACGGCACGCGGCATGCCGGCGAGGAAGAAGGCGATGACGTCGGTGTAGCCCTCGCACACGATGACCTCGCCGCTGGCGATGACGTCCTGCTTGGCCCAGTTGAGGCCGTACAGGGTGCGGCGCTTGGAGTAGATGGGGCCGTCCTGCGAGTTCTTGTACTTGGGCCCCGGTCCGGGCCCCGCCGCCGCGCCGGCGGCCCCGGTCGCAACGTCGACGTCGGTGGTGGGGAGGATGCGGCCGCCGAGGGCGATGGGCCGACCCGAGGGGTCGAAGATGGGGAAGAGCACCCTCGCCCGGAAGGCGTCCTGCTGGCGGCCCCGGCGGTTCACGAAGCCGAGGCCCGAATCGACGAGGACCTTCTCCGACACCTTGAGGTGCGTG
This Acidimicrobiales bacterium DNA region includes the following protein-coding sequences:
- the dnaG gene encoding DNA primase codes for the protein MAIPDEDVARVRSATDIVALISEHAALKKQGTRWVGLCPFHQEKSPSFSVNAEMGVFHCFGCQRSGDAITFVRETEHVDFPEAVRRLADRAGVTITEDPSATADRQQRAPLYDAVAKAVAFYHERLLSAADAGRARDYLRSRGYDGEVVRRFSLGWAPDDWDTLATHLKVSEKVLVDSGLGFVNRRGRQQDAFRARVLFPIFDPSGRPIALGGRILPTTDVDVATGAAGAAAGPGPGPKYKNSQDGPIYSKRRTLYGLNWAKQDVIASGEVIVCEGYTDVIAFFLAGMPRAVATCGTALGEDHFRLLRNFASRVVLAYDADAAGQAGAGRVYEWERHHEVDVAVAALPPGADPADLARTDPDALRAAVAAAQPFLAFRIDRVLQAADLRTAEGRAKAAEAALTVVGEHPNELVRDQYLMHVADRCRLEPAALRALAERVAEGARAGAEDGAARAGGRAGAAARTGPTGGRAGGQASPSRPPLGGVAGRPGAVRARADGDASRPGLEALRLAVHSPELVAARLEAVLFPDELQRAAFEALAGADDLHEAVEAAEHHDPRVAAMLRRLAVEEPASDADDVVVTLVRNASRRALAVAEAQARLSPDAVGEIAPVIARVRRDLDELDEREGGLAAADRLLAWLVGGDDSHE